One window of Acidobacteriota bacterium genomic DNA carries:
- a CDS encoding sigma-70 family RNA polymerase sigma factor, whose product MAGDLWAEAIGTESGQPHRETGDNLMSGDFHILPTPKLKQAARDCPLLEGNLEGWIICCSRRFFPLARRIAGDDSLAEDVLQTSWIKILQSINHACFEGPKACPWVHKIVANTAENVRRQREQRGEVASREEVDLHPGPEALAQEKELLALLAEMIPMLPGTYRQVLDLRLYQGLSTRQTAERLHISRSSVSTRLSRAVRLLKGRLDARLRLLSPEDSQQS is encoded by the coding sequence GTGGCGGGCGACCTGTGGGCGGAAGCGATCGGCACGGAATCCGGCCAGCCGCATCGGGAAACTGGGGATAACTTGATGTCTGGCGATTTCCACATTCTTCCCACCCCGAAGCTCAAGCAAGCCGCCCGGGACTGTCCTCTGCTCGAAGGCAACCTGGAAGGTTGGATCATCTGCTGCTCCCGGCGCTTCTTTCCGCTGGCCCGCCGCATTGCCGGCGACGACAGTCTGGCCGAAGACGTTCTTCAGACCAGCTGGATCAAGATCCTCCAGTCTATCAACCATGCTTGCTTTGAAGGGCCGAAGGCTTGCCCCTGGGTCCACAAGATCGTTGCCAACACTGCCGAGAATGTCCGCCGCCAGCGGGAGCAGCGCGGCGAAGTGGCTTCCCGCGAAGAAGTCGATTTGCATCCTGGTCCGGAAGCGCTCGCTCAGGAAAAGGAACTGCTGGCCTTGTTGGCGGAAATGATCCCGATGCTGCCGGGTACCTACCGCCAGGTCCTCGACTTGCGCCTGTACCAGGGCCTCTCCACCCGTCAGACCGCAGAACGTCTTCATATCTCCCGCTCGAGTGTTTCCACCCGCCTGAGCCGTGCCGTCCGTCTGCTCAAAGGCCGCCTCGATGCCCGCTTGCGGTTGTTATCTCCCGAAGATTCACAACAATCCTGA